The following are from one region of the Vibrio parahaemolyticus genome:
- a CDS encoding ABC transporter substrate-binding protein codes for MNDVNLRYLDFLLKHFEPHKHHLVTLSELESVICTSRRNVSIVMKKLAAYGWVDWQPAIGRSNPSRLSITITLQQAMTEFLVEELARGRMNSITKLIDWFGQTAVRSLTIASEKVNELNESKNAILISSYPWVSNIDPAETFRHTELHVVKSVYDGLLTQNSNGGIEPALAHEWKMEENVMTLWLRPGIFRHDGELLSIDDVVWSLERLKQIKGPVYELWQCIETVTTETSNCLKIVLKRANQFFPYMLATPHASILCRDTASFGSGYSYHIGTGPFRISSWNKESITLQAHKEYFSARALLDQITLSHGDVQNLNMLSFNQVSDHVEIEKISALSYLTYRERRDSQLTKQEWCQLANYINQQKRHHEPQSAVDSIQLSPLEPSCSAETAPTLQGKVVLAEPIWTIPNLMRHSEWLHEVIRSTGLELEVIKVEDISFPESVSHLADLLFIEEVMEAPFEYGVFEWLSVATGLRFSFEQNQMERHREQLQEAIAYEQPISHLLGIEEALRAQYVYLPLFIGYEEVTKTQQVRGVQVKNTGYSDLHRLWLAHSS; via the coding sequence GTGAACGATGTAAATCTTAGATATTTAGATTTTCTGCTCAAACATTTTGAACCGCATAAGCATCATTTAGTGACGCTTAGCGAACTCGAATCTGTGATTTGCACGTCCAGACGTAACGTTTCCATTGTGATGAAAAAGCTGGCGGCTTACGGTTGGGTGGATTGGCAACCGGCGATTGGGCGAAGCAACCCAAGCCGCTTGAGTATCACCATTACTTTGCAACAAGCGATGACCGAGTTTTTGGTGGAAGAGCTTGCCAGAGGCAGAATGAATTCGATAACAAAGCTTATCGATTGGTTCGGCCAAACTGCGGTTCGTTCGCTTACGATTGCATCGGAAAAAGTGAACGAGCTGAATGAGTCTAAAAACGCCATTCTTATTTCTTCTTATCCGTGGGTTTCAAATATCGATCCCGCAGAAACCTTCCGTCATACCGAATTACACGTAGTCAAAAGTGTTTATGATGGGCTGCTAACACAAAACTCCAATGGTGGCATTGAGCCCGCTTTAGCGCATGAATGGAAAATGGAAGAAAACGTCATGACGTTATGGTTAAGGCCAGGCATTTTTCGTCATGATGGTGAGCTTCTGAGCATAGACGATGTGGTTTGGAGTTTAGAAAGACTCAAGCAAATTAAAGGGCCGGTTTATGAGCTCTGGCAATGCATTGAAACCGTTACAACCGAAACATCGAACTGCTTGAAGATAGTGCTCAAACGCGCAAACCAATTCTTTCCATACATGTTAGCCACGCCACATGCCTCAATATTGTGTCGAGACACGGCCTCTTTTGGCTCGGGTTATTCATATCATATCGGTACTGGGCCATTTCGAATCAGCAGTTGGAACAAAGAGAGCATCACGCTGCAAGCGCACAAAGAGTATTTTTCTGCACGCGCGCTTTTGGATCAAATCACGCTTTCTCACGGCGATGTTCAAAACTTGAATATGCTGAGTTTCAATCAAGTCTCGGATCATGTTGAGATTGAAAAAATCAGCGCACTTTCCTATCTCACTTATCGTGAGAGGCGAGATTCGCAACTGACGAAACAAGAGTGGTGCCAGCTTGCCAACTATATTAATCAGCAAAAGCGGCACCATGAGCCACAAAGTGCCGTCGACAGTATTCAGTTATCGCCTCTTGAGCCTAGTTGTAGCGCTGAGACAGCGCCAACGTTACAAGGCAAAGTCGTGCTTGCTGAACCGATATGGACTATCCCGAACCTGATGCGACATTCTGAATGGTTGCACGAGGTGATTCGTAGCACGGGGCTAGAGTTAGAGGTCATCAAAGTGGAAGACATTAGTTTTCCCGAGTCAGTTTCACACTTGGCGGATTTATTGTTCATTGAAGAGGTCATGGAAGCGCCATTTGAATATGGGGTCTTCGAATGGCTATCGGTGGCGACTGGTTTACGTTTTAGTTTCGAACAAAACCAGATGGAGCGTCACCGCGAGCAGCTTCAAGAAGCCATTGCTTATGAACAACCGATTTCTCATTTGCTGGGTATTGAAGAAGCGCTACGCGCGCAATATGTCTATTTGCCTTTGTTCATTGGCTACGAAGAAGTGACAAAAACTCAACAAGTTCGGGGCGTGCAAGTTAAGAATACAGGCTATAGCGACTTACACCGACTTTGGCTTGCTCACAGTAGTTAG
- the ompV gene encoding outer membrane protein OmpV: MNKTLIALLTLAAAGTATAGDTYIRNGNIYNNQGGWVAEVGVAQGSDLFKDQKHNTAPILNGGYHGEDFNADLGGINYRFLGETNDLINMSAYVVGSGIIRDGDVAKSLKGTQKRRLAVDLGLNTDFTLDEHNVISTYLQHDISGAYKGYLAGATYFHIMNFGSVDFVPFANLTYQSEDYVDYYFGIKDREATANRKAYKGDATVSYGLGYKLVMPINDNWQINQTTQYTRLGSGISDSSVVDSANQWVVGASVSYNF; the protein is encoded by the coding sequence ATGAACAAGACACTTATTGCACTACTAACTTTGGCAGCAGCTGGCACCGCAACGGCAGGTGACACATACATCCGTAACGGCAACATCTACAACAACCAAGGTGGTTGGGTTGCGGAAGTGGGCGTAGCTCAAGGTAGTGATCTATTTAAAGATCAAAAACACAATACTGCACCAATCCTAAACGGTGGTTACCACGGTGAAGACTTCAACGCAGATTTGGGCGGCATCAACTACCGCTTCTTGGGTGAAACCAACGATCTGATAAACATGAGCGCATACGTGGTAGGCAGCGGCATTATTCGTGATGGCGATGTAGCAAAGAGCTTGAAAGGCACACAAAAACGTCGTTTAGCGGTTGATTTAGGTCTAAATACCGATTTCACTCTAGATGAGCACAACGTCATCTCGACATACCTACAACACGACATCAGCGGCGCATACAAAGGTTACTTAGCGGGCGCGACGTACTTCCACATCATGAACTTCGGTAGTGTTGATTTTGTTCCTTTTGCTAACCTAACTTATCAAAGTGAAGACTACGTAGATTACTACTTTGGCATCAAAGACCGTGAAGCGACGGCAAACCGCAAAGCATACAAAGGTGATGCAACTGTAAGCTACGGTCTGGGCTACAAGCTGGTTATGCCAATTAATGACAACTGGCAAATCAACCAAACGACTCAATACACTCGCCTAGGCAGTGGTATCAGTGATTCATCTGTTGTAGATAGCGCAAACCAATGGGTTGTTGGCGCAAGCGTGTCTTACAACTTCTAA
- a CDS encoding copper resistance protein NlpE: MKKTMLALTGAVIILAGCQDEKPVETSAVETPQAVEMEVTDTELPVDAVPVEEEQVITTETFVDSEHNAKNALDWNGVYKGTLPCADCAGIDVTLTLNQDGSYVLEQNYQDKEDGKFKSEGHFTWDENGSIVTLTDEDAPNQYFVGENMLMMLDMNGEKATGELASFYNLTKQQ; this comes from the coding sequence ATGAAAAAGACAATGTTGGCGTTAACTGGTGCGGTAATTATTCTTGCAGGCTGTCAAGACGAGAAACCAGTAGAAACAAGTGCAGTTGAAACTCCTCAAGCAGTAGAAATGGAAGTCACTGACACTGAACTGCCTGTCGATGCAGTACCAGTGGAAGAAGAACAAGTGATCACCACAGAAACGTTTGTAGACTCAGAGCACAACGCGAAAAACGCGCTAGATTGGAATGGCGTTTACAAAGGCACACTACCATGTGCTGATTGCGCAGGCATCGACGTAACTCTGACGCTAAATCAAGATGGCAGCTACGTGCTTGAGCAAAACTACCAAGACAAAGAAGATGGCAAGTTCAAATCAGAAGGCCACTTCACTTGGGATGAAAACGGCAGCATCGTAACGCTGACCGACGAAGACGCACCAAACCAATACTTCGTAGGCGAGAACATGCTTATGATGCTAGACATGAACGGTGAGAAAGCAACTGGCGAATTAGCTTCGTTTTACAACCTAACAAAGCAACAATAA
- a CDS encoding DUF134 domain-containing protein, which translates to MARPKIERRICGRAAHHCFKPNGVPFHQLEQVAILPEELEALRLADLEGLSQQQAADQMGISRQTFGNTVKSARFKVAKSLVEGHALVFPNEESNL; encoded by the coding sequence ATGGCAAGACCAAAAATAGAAAGAAGAATATGCGGCCGTGCAGCGCACCATTGTTTCAAGCCCAATGGCGTGCCATTCCATCAGTTGGAGCAAGTCGCCATATTGCCAGAAGAACTTGAAGCACTGCGCTTGGCTGATTTAGAGGGACTCAGCCAACAACAAGCCGCAGATCAAATGGGCATATCTAGACAAACTTTTGGCAACACAGTAAAAAGTGCGCGGTTCAAGGTCGCAAAAAGTTTAGTTGAAGGTCATGCATTAGTTTTTCCGAATGAGGAGTCAAACTTATGA